The following proteins come from a genomic window of Nicotiana tomentosiformis chromosome 12, ASM39032v3, whole genome shotgun sequence:
- the LOC138903659 gene encoding NAC domain-containing protein 101-like: MATEHNDLITEFPPGYRFVPTDEELVKYYLENKVHYQPFPALFIEDIHAKEFYNESPEALVENMCGEGEWFFFIHQDEYFRGKIEKFQIVGNEIGFWQCLGKEFPIYNSEGDVVGFKINLKYCSRSAKTNTWIMEKYRLNFECASTDDEEIEEWVLGRIIRGQKKDYTNYY; this comes from the exons ATGGCAACTGAACATAATGATCTGATCACAGAATTTCCCCCTGGCTACAGATTTGTGCCTACTGATGAGGAATTGGTtaaatattaccttgaaaataAGGTCCATTATCAACCTTTTCCAGCTCTATTCATTGAAGACATCCATGCTAAGGAATTTTACAACGAATCTCCTGAAGCTCTTG TGGAAAACATGTGCGGCGAAGGAGAATGGTTCTTCTTCATCCATCAAGATGAGTATTTTCgaggaaaaattgaaaaatttcaGATTGTTGGAAATGAAATAGGTTTTTGGCAGTGCTTGGGAAAAGAATTTCCAATTTATAATTCAGAAGGAGATGTGGTGGGCTTCAAGATTAATTTGAAGTACTGTTCCAGATCAGCTAAAACAAATACTTGGATAATGGAAAAGTACCGTCTAAATTTTGAATGTGCCAGTACTGATGACGAAGAG ATAGAAGAATGGGTTCTTGGAAGAATCATAAGAGGGCAAAAGAAAGATTACACCAACTATTACTAG
- the LOC104109101 gene encoding biotin carboxyl carrier protein of acetyl-CoA carboxylase 2, chloroplastic, producing the protein MASFTVQCPKISAILNASLQSNTTHNQPQASVSFRSDLRSTSTLFPRLQGSTRLQSEAFKVCAQLNEVVILEKSTNSKLVSEKNEEEVPKPEHTTADASSIQEFMSQAAHLVKLVDSRDIVELQLKQNDCEIVIRKKEAMHQPHIVAAPVVMAPPSFSQAPQLPPASAPAPAAAAPASSAPALSKPKSSHPPLKCPMAGTFYRSPAPGAPPFVKVGDKVQKGQVICIIEAMKLMNEIEADQSGTVVEVVAEDGKPVSVDTPLFIIEL; encoded by the exons ATGGCTTCTTTCACTGTTCAATGTCCCAAGATTTCTGCTATATTGAATGCTTCGTTACAGTCCAACACCACCCACAATCAGCCACAAGCTTCTGTTTCCTTTCGATCTGATTTGAGATCCACCTCTACATTGTTCCCTCGACTCCAG GGGTCTACTCGACTCCAATCTGAGGCGTTTAAGGTGTGTGCCCAGCTGAATGAG GTTGTTATCCTCGAGAAGTCTACCAATTCCAAACTAGTTTCTGAGAAAAATGAAGAGGAAGTTCCAAAACCTGAGCACACAACTGCAGATGCTTCATCCATTCAAGAATTCATGTCTCAAGCTGCCCATCTCGTTAA GCTTGTGGATTCGAGGGACATCGTGGAGCTGCAGCTAAAGCAAAATGACTGTGAAATAGTCATAAGGAAGAAGGAAGCAATGCACCAACCACACATTGTGGCGGCTCCTGTTGTTATGGCGCCTCCTTCTTTTTCACAGGCACCACAATTGCCTCCGGCGAGTGCCCCTGCCCCTGCCGCTGCAGCTCCAGCATCTTCCGCACCTGCACTTTCAAAGCCTAAGTCATCACATCCTCCACTCAAATGTCCCATGGCTGGGACGTTTTATCGTTCTCCAGCCCCAGGGGCCCCACCTTTTGTTAAG GTAGGAGACAAGGTCCAGAAAGGACAAGTAATTTGCATCATTGAGGCTATGAAATTGATGAATGAGATCGAG GCTGATCAATCTGGAACTGTAGTGGAGGTAGTAGCAGAGGATGGTAAGCCTGTTAGTGTGGACACG CCATTGTTCATCATTGAACTATGA